Part of the Pseudodesulfovibrio hydrargyri genome is shown below.
GACCTTCTTGCCCTGCGCGGCCAGGATGTGGCCCAGGGCGCAGATGGAGCCGATGGCGTCGCCGTCGGGGCTGTAGTGCGAGGCGACCAGGAACTCGTCGTGGTCGCGGATGATCTCGCTAATCCGTCGGATGGGATTTTCCATAGACCACGTCCTCGAGGAATTCGTCGAACTGAAAGCGCAGTTCCGGGGTGTATTGCAGCTTGAGGGTGCGCCCGAGCCGGGAGCGGAGGAAACCGGTGGCCTTCTCCAACCCCGCCTGAACCTCCTTGCGGTGCTCGGCGTCGCCGGACACGGTGTAGAAAATTTCGGCGATGCGCAGGTTGGCGTTCATGCGCACGCCGGACAGGGTGACGAGGTTCAGGCGCGGGTCGGCCGCCTCCTCCACGAGCAGGGTGCCTATCTCGCGCATGATCTGGTCGCCCATGCGGACGGCGCGTCTGGAACCGGATGCTTTCATTGCCTTGTCCTCTACTCGGTATCCGAGAAAATTTCCGTGTTGCAGCGGGTCAGTTCCGCCGGGGAGATGGCTTCAACCATGGCCAGGGCCTTGGACAGGGTGCTTTCCACCCGGGCCGATTCGTTGGCCGTGGTGACCACGGCCAGGACCAGCTTGTCGTGCACATCCAGGGCGTCCACCTCGGCGACCGAGACGTTGAACTTGTTCCGGAGCTTCTGCTTCAGGCTGAGGGAAACCTTGCGCTTGCCCTTGAGGGAACGGTTGCCGTGGAGCCTGAACTCGAGGTGGAGAACGCCGATGATCATGCCGATTCCCCTAAAATAAACACGGGCGGCCCATCGTGCAATGAGCCGCCCGCGATTTTTCGTCCGTTATGCTAGTCGATGGTGCGGGCGACTTCCTTGGTCTCGAAGACCTCGATGGTGTCGCCGACCTTGACGTCGTTGAACTTCTCCAGGCCGATGCCGCATTCGTAGCCCTTGGCCACTTCGCGGACGTCGTCCTTCTCGCGGCGCAGGGACGCGACCTGGCCGGTGTAGATGACCACGCCGTCGCGCAGCAGGCGGGCCTTGCCGCCCCTGGTGATTTTGCCGTCGGCCACGAAGCAGCCGGCGATCATGCCGACCTTGGGCACGCTGAAGGTGGCGCGCACCTCGGCCTGGCCCAGGTAGACCTCCTCGATGTCCGGGGAGAGCATGCCGCTCATGGCGTCCTTCACTTCCTGCACCAGCTTGTAGATGATGTCGTAGAAGCGGATTTCCACGCCTTCCTGCTCGGCGATCTGCTTGACCTTCAGGTTCGGGCGCACGTTGAAGCCGATGATGATGGCCTCGGAGGCACCCGCCAGAAGGATGTCGGACTCGGTGATGGCGCCCGCGCCGCCGTGGACGACGCTGATCTTGACCTCGTCCGTGGACAGCTTGTTCAGGGCCTCGGTCACGGCTTCCAGCGAACCCTGCACGTCGGCCTTGAGCACCAGGTTCAGGGTCTGGGCCTCGTCGTTGGGTTTGGAGGCCAGGAAGGACTCCAGGGTGACCTTGGTCTTGGCGGACAGGATCTTTTCCCGCTGCTTCATGGCGCGGGACTGCGCGATGCGGCGGGCGACCTTTTCGTCGTCCACCACGAAGAGCTCGTCACCGGCCTCGGGCAGACCGTCGAAGCCCTGGATTTCCACGGGCATGGCCGGTCCGGCGGATTTGATCTTCTTGCCCTGGTCGTTGAACATGGCCCGGACCTTGCCGAAGTGGATGCCGGACACGAAGCTGTCGCCCTGGTTCAGGGTGCCTTCGCTGATAAGCATGGTGCCCACCGGGCCGCGGCCCTTGTCCAGGCGCGCCTCGACGATGTGGCCCCGGGCGTGCTTGTCCGGGTTGGCCTTGAGCTCCATGACCTCGGCCTGGAGCAGGACCATCTCGAGCAGTTCGTCGATGCCCTGCTTCTGCTTGGCCGAGACGTGGGCGAAGATGGTGTCGCCGCCCCATTCCTCGGGAGACAGGCCGAGTTCGGCAAGCTCGCGCTTGACGTTGTCCGGGTTGGCCCCTTCCTTGTCCATCTTGTTCACGGCCACCACGATGGGCACGCCCGCCGCCCTGGAGTGGGAAATGGCCTCGCGGGTCTGGTCCATGACGCCGTCGTCGGCGGCGACCACCAGGATGACGATGTCGGTCACCTGGGCGCCGCGCATGCGCATGGTCGTGAACGCCTCGTGGCCCGGGGTGTCCAGGAAGACGATCTCGCCCCGGTTGGTCTGGACGTGGTACGCGCCGATGTGCTGGGTGATGCCGCCCGCCTCGCCTTCCGTCACGTTGGACATGCGGATGGCGTCGAGCAGGGAGGTCTTGCCGTGGTCGACGTGGCCCATGATGGTCACCACCGGAGGACGCGGCTTGAGATCCTCGTCCTTGTCCGACTCGGTGGGAACCAGGAATTCCTGTTCGTCGAAGGAGACGTTCTCCACTTCGTAGCCGAACTCGCCGGCCAGCAGGCTGGCGGTGTCCAGGTCCAGCGACTGGTTGATGGTCGCCATGACGCCCAAGCCGAACAGGGCCTTGATCAGGTCCTGGGCCTTGATGCCCATCTGGTGGGCCATGTCGGCCAGGCGGATGGCCTCGTCGAACTTGATCTTGCGCTTGGCCGCCTTCATGGGCTGCGCCTGGGTCTGTTCCGGCTGCATCATCTGCTGCTGGCCGCGACGTCCCTTTTTCTTGCGGCCCTTGCGGCCTTGCGGGAAATTGGAGTCATTGTACAGCTTGTTGGTATGATCCTGGCCGCCATCGGTGGCGAATTCCACCACGCGGCGGTCCTTCTTGCCCTTTTTCTTCTTGCTGCGGCCATCGCCCGCGGACGGATCCGGGACCGGGCTCGGAGCGCCGCCGGGACCGGGACGGCCGCCCGGGCGCGGACCGCCGGGACGGTCGGCCGCAGGGCGTCCGGGGCCAGGCCGTCCGCCGGGACGACCGCCGGGACGGCGTTCGGGCTGAGTCATCTTGGCCGCCTCGCGGGCCTGCACCTCGGCCTCGGTGGGCATGGAGATGATCTTGACCTTGGGGGCCTCGGGCTCGCGCTTCTTCTTTTTCTTCTTTTTGGCATCGCCCCTGTCCGCCTTGTCCTCTTCGGACACGGCGGCTTCGGCCTCTTCGGAGACGGCCTCTTCCGGAGTTTCCTCGACGGGGGCCGGGGCTTCGGGTTCGGAAACGGCTTCCGGTTCGGGCTGGGCTTCGGCAGGCGCGGGTTCGGGAGCGGCCTCTGCAGCCACAGCTTCACCGGCCGGGGCCTGCTCGGCCTCGGCGGTTTCCGCTTCGGGGGCCTCTTCGGGCTCCTCCACGGCGGGCTTGATGATCTTGACCTTGGGCGCGGCCTTGCGCGGTGCCTCCACGGGAGCGGGCTCCAGCTCGGGCTCTGCGGCGGGCGCCTCGGCTTCCTGTTCGGCGGGCGCGGCCTCGACGGCTTCGGGCGCACCAGTCTCCGGGACGGACTCCTCCGGCTCCTCGGCCGATTCCTCGACCTCGGGTTCGACGGCCTCCTCCCTGGGGGATCTGGCTTTCTTGCGCCTGCGCCGGATGATGACGCCGGACTCGCCCACGCGGCGGACTTCCTTCTTGCCGCCGCCTTTCTTCAATTCCGCCTTGAGGCGGTCCACATCTTCGTCTTCCACGACGGTCTTCTGGCTTTTCGCCTGAACGCCGATCTCACGAAGCTGCTGAATGATCTCCTTGTTGCTGAGACCGAGCTCAGCAGCCAAGTCTTCTACCCGAACCTTCGCCGTCATCTAATCACCTCGCACGTTTCTTCATCAGGCCCACGATCATCTTGGGGAATCGTTCCCCGCACCGGGCCTGGCCGCATACGTAATATCCACGTCCCGGCCTGTTCATGGCCGGGTCCGGCACCGGGCTGGCGTCCGGTCCATCCGTCTCCTCCGGGAGCACGTACCGCATCAGCTCCCCCTTGGGGAACCGCTCGCGGCAGACCACGCACATGCGTTCGGGCTGGTGTCCCTTGCCGCCCATGCGTCGCCCCCTTGCGGAGCCTATTTGTTCTCCTCGCCCTCGGCGGGAGTTTCGTTTTCGTCTTCGGTTCCGTCCTCGGCCGTTTCCTCGACCACTTCCTCAATCGCCTCGGGGACCGTTTCCTCAGCCTCGGGGGCGTCGGCCGAATCGTCGGTTTCGGCCTCAAGGTCGGGAGCGAGCATGTTGATGGCCAGGCGCATGTCGCCGATCTTGGACTCGGTCATGCCCTTGATGGCCAGCAGTTCCTCGTCCGTTGCCTGGACGATGGACTCGATGGATTCGAAGCCCGCGCTGAAGAAGCTCTCCATGGGGACCTCGGCCACGCTGGCGATCTGGTCCATGCCCTTGCGGGCGGCGTTGAGCTCGCCGTACCGGGATTCCGTGAAAATGTCTATTTTCCAGCCCAGGAGCTTGGCGGCCAGCTTGACGTTCTGGCCCTTGCGGCCGATGGCCAGGGTCAGCTGATCGTCGGGGCAGACCACTTCCAGCGCTTCATCCTCGTCGTCCACGGTGATCCGGGAGATCAGGGCGGGGGACAGGGCGTGCTGGGCGTACATGGCGATGTCCGGGGACCAGACCACGATGTCGATGCGCTCGCCCTTGAGTTCCTGGACCACGTTCTGGATGCGGGAGCCGCGGATGCCGACGCAGGCGCCCACCGGGTCCACGTCGCGGTCGCGGGACATGACGGCCACCTTGGCGCGCAGGCCCGGGTCGCGGGCCACGCCCATGATCTTGACCGTGCCGTCGGCCACCTCGGGCACCTCGCGCTTGAACAGCTCGATCATGTAGTCCGGGTGGGACCGGGACACGACGACCTGCGGTCCGCGCGACTCCTTCAATACATCTATGATATACGCCTGCACCCGGTCGCCGCGCTTGTAGCGCTCTCTGGGGATCTGCTCCTCCTTGGGCAGGAGCGCCTCGGTCCGGCCGAGGTTGATGATCCAGCCGGTGCGGTCGCGGCGCTGGATGATGCCGCTGGCGATCTCGGACACGCGGTCCTTGTACTCTTCGTAAATGATTTCCTGCTCGGCGTCGCGCATGCGCTGGATGATGACCTGCTTGGCCGACTGCGCGGCGATGCGGCCGAGGTCCTCGACCTTGACCGGGAAGCCCATCTCGTCGTCCAGCTGGGCGTTGGGATCGTGGGCCACGGCGTCCTCGAGCGCGATCTCGCTGATCGGGTCGTGCACCTCGTCCACTACCACCTTGAACTCGAAGACCTCGATCTCGCCGAGCTCCTCGTTGAAGGCCACCTCGATGTCCATGGTCTCGCCGTACTTACGGGCCACGGCCGACCGGACGGCCTCTTCAAGGGTGTCGATCAGCAGGTCGCGGTCGATACCCCTGTCCTTGCTAATCTGGTCGATGGCTCTTTTCAGCTCCGACATGATAAACCTCCGCTTGTGCCGGTCGGGGCCTTTCCCCTCCGGCAGTGATATCTGCTAAAATTCGTGGACCAGGGTGATCTTCTTGATGGCGGTCCAGTCGAAGTTCATGGTCTGGTCGTCGACGGTCACCGTGACGGTGTCGCCCGCGACCTTGGCCAGCTCGCCCTTGAACTTGCGGCGGTCGCCCATGGGCTCGAAGAGCAGGACGTCGACCGTGCGGCCGACATAATCGGCCAGCTGGGCCGGGGCGAAGAAGATGCGCTCCAGGCCGGGCGAGGAAACCTCGAGCACGAAGGCGCCGGGAATGACGTCCTCGACCTCGAGCATGAGCCCCACCTGGCGGCTGACCTCGGCGCACTGGTCGATGTTCACCCCGCCGGGGGCGTCTATGTATATGCGAACGACGCGTTTCTTGCCCGAAGAAGGGGAGCTCAGTCCCCAAAAGGCATAGCCGAGATTCTCCACCTCGGGCCGGATCATGTCCGACAACATTTCTTCGAAAGTCTGACGCATCGTCCTTAATTCTCCCGCCGGACCGGAATACCCGGTCCGGCAAATAAAAAAGGTGAGCCCGAGCTCACCTACGCGAACCCCGCAGGGTTCTTTTATTGAACCCTGCGAAAGGCTTTTGGAGCGGGTGACGGGGGTCGAACCCGCGACACCAAGCTTGGGAAGCTTGTACTCTACCAACTGAGCTACACCCGCTTGGAAACGAGCCTATTTATACATATATACGCAGGTTGTCAACAACCATCGTGCAGGTTCCCGCCGGAACCCGAAAAAGGTGAGCCGCGCATTGGCATGCATAGTGCAATTCCCTCGTCGAACAGGAGGATCGCCCTATGCGGGATTGTACACAAAGCGCCATTTTCGGGGCTTTATCCAATGAATTGAGGATGTCATCCATCGCCAATAATTTGGCGAACGTGAACACGTCGGCCTTCAAGAAAGACAAGTTGGCCTTTCACGACACCTTCGTTCGTTTCGCCCACGACTATCTGGTGGATGAGAGAACCTACATTCGCGGCAAGAAGTTGTTCCCCGAGGGGCACATCATGGCCAAGGCCCGCCTGTCCGCCCAGCAGGCCGATCTCTCCCAGGGCAGCCTGGAGAACACGGGCAACCAGCTCGACTTCGCCGTGTCCGGACCGGGCTTCTTCTCCATCCAGGGCGACAACGAGATGCTCTACACCCGGGCCGGAAACTTCGTCACCGACGCGGACGGGATGCTCCGGACCGTGGACGGGAATCCGGTCATGGTCGACGGCGGCCCGCTGGTCATCCCCCAGGGCGGCCGCGTCCAGGTGGACGACGAAGGCAACGTCATGGTCAACGGCGTACCGGCCGGGGCCTTCGACCTGGTGGACTTTCCCGACCCGACCCAGCTCGAGCGGGTGGGCTCCAACAGCTATCGCGGGCTCGACGGGGCGGTAGGCGTCCCGTCCGAGGACGCTGAAGTGGCTCAGGGCTTCATCGAGAAGTCCAATGTGGAGGTGGTCACCGAGATGGTCTCCATGATCGAAACCCAACGGGCCTTTACCATGTATACCAAGATGATCCAGGCCGACAACGAATTGGACAACAAACTGATCACCCAGGTGGGGCGTCCCACCGTATAGCCTAGGAGGCTCGTATCATGATGCGTTCCCTGTGGACTTCCGCCACCGGCATGATCGCCATGCAGACCCAGATCGACACCCTGTCGAACAACCTGGCCAACGTCTCCACCACCGGCTTCAAGAAGAGCCGGGCGGAGTTCGAGGACCTCATGTACCAGACG
Proteins encoded:
- the rbfA gene encoding 30S ribosome-binding factor RbfA is translated as MKASGSRRAVRMGDQIMREIGTLLVEEAADPRLNLVTLSGVRMNANLRIAEIFYTVSGDAEHRKEVQAGLEKATGFLRSRLGRTLKLQYTPELRFQFDEFLEDVVYGKSHPTD
- a CDS encoding DUF503 domain-containing protein, encoding MIIGVLHLEFRLHGNRSLKGKRKVSLSLKQKLRNKFNVSVAEVDALDVHDKLVLAVVTTANESARVESTLSKALAMVEAISPAELTRCNTEIFSDTE
- the infB gene encoding translation initiation factor IF-2; its protein translation is MTAKVRVEDLAAELGLSNKEIIQQLREIGVQAKSQKTVVEDEDVDRLKAELKKGGGKKEVRRVGESGVIIRRRRKKARSPREEAVEPEVEESAEEPEESVPETGAPEAVEAAPAEQEAEAPAAEPELEPAPVEAPRKAAPKVKIIKPAVEEPEEAPEAETAEAEQAPAGEAVAAEAAPEPAPAEAQPEPEAVSEPEAPAPVEETPEEAVSEEAEAAVSEEDKADRGDAKKKKKKKREPEAPKVKIISMPTEAEVQAREAAKMTQPERRPGGRPGGRPGPGRPAADRPGGPRPGGRPGPGGAPSPVPDPSAGDGRSKKKKGKKDRRVVEFATDGGQDHTNKLYNDSNFPQGRKGRKKKGRRGQQQMMQPEQTQAQPMKAAKRKIKFDEAIRLADMAHQMGIKAQDLIKALFGLGVMATINQSLDLDTASLLAGEFGYEVENVSFDEQEFLVPTESDKDEDLKPRPPVVTIMGHVDHGKTSLLDAIRMSNVTEGEAGGITQHIGAYHVQTNRGEIVFLDTPGHEAFTTMRMRGAQVTDIVILVVAADDGVMDQTREAISHSRAAGVPIVVAVNKMDKEGANPDNVKRELAELGLSPEEWGGDTIFAHVSAKQKQGIDELLEMVLLQAEVMELKANPDKHARGHIVEARLDKGRGPVGTMLISEGTLNQGDSFVSGIHFGKVRAMFNDQGKKIKSAGPAMPVEIQGFDGLPEAGDELFVVDDEKVARRIAQSRAMKQREKILSAKTKVTLESFLASKPNDEAQTLNLVLKADVQGSLEAVTEALNKLSTDEVKISVVHGGAGAITESDILLAGASEAIIIGFNVRPNLKVKQIAEQEGVEIRFYDIIYKLVQEVKDAMSGMLSPDIEEVYLGQAEVRATFSVPKVGMIAGCFVADGKITRGGKARLLRDGVVIYTGQVASLRREKDDVREVAKGYECGIGLEKFNDVKVGDTIEVFETKEVARTID
- a CDS encoding YlxR family protein, whose product is MGGKGHQPERMCVVCRERFPKGELMRYVLPEETDGPDASPVPDPAMNRPGRGYYVCGQARCGERFPKMIVGLMKKRAR
- the nusA gene encoding transcription termination factor NusA; this encodes MSELKRAIDQISKDRGIDRDLLIDTLEEAVRSAVARKYGETMDIEVAFNEELGEIEVFEFKVVVDEVHDPISEIALEDAVAHDPNAQLDDEMGFPVKVEDLGRIAAQSAKQVIIQRMRDAEQEIIYEEYKDRVSEIASGIIQRRDRTGWIINLGRTEALLPKEEQIPRERYKRGDRVQAYIIDVLKESRGPQVVVSRSHPDYMIELFKREVPEVADGTVKIMGVARDPGLRAKVAVMSRDRDVDPVGACVGIRGSRIQNVVQELKGERIDIVVWSPDIAMYAQHALSPALISRITVDDEDEALEVVCPDDQLTLAIGRKGQNVKLAAKLLGWKIDIFTESRYGELNAARKGMDQIASVAEVPMESFFSAGFESIESIVQATDEELLAIKGMTESKIGDMRLAINMLAPDLEAETDDSADAPEAEETVPEAIEEVVEETAEDGTEDENETPAEGEENK
- the rimP gene encoding ribosome maturation factor RimP, with product MRQTFEEMLSDMIRPEVENLGYAFWGLSSPSSGKKRVVRIYIDAPGGVNIDQCAEVSRQVGLMLEVEDVIPGAFVLEVSSPGLERIFFAPAQLADYVGRTVDVLLFEPMGDRRKFKGELAKVAGDTVTVTVDDQTMNFDWTAIKKITLVHEF
- a CDS encoding flagellar hook-basal body protein, producing MRDCTQSAIFGALSNELRMSSIANNLANVNTSAFKKDKLAFHDTFVRFAHDYLVDERTYIRGKKLFPEGHIMAKARLSAQQADLSQGSLENTGNQLDFAVSGPGFFSIQGDNEMLYTRAGNFVTDADGMLRTVDGNPVMVDGGPLVIPQGGRVQVDDEGNVMVNGVPAGAFDLVDFPDPTQLERVGSNSYRGLDGAVGVPSEDAEVAQGFIEKSNVEVVTEMVSMIETQRAFTMYTKMIQADNELDNKLITQVGRPTV